ctaTCTCGGCCACTTTGCCGTGCTCTTTGGCGAGTTTGGCGCGCAGAATGCGCAGAAACTCGCAAAGGCCCAGCTGATGAAGCGCCTCGTATACtttgtgcgcctcgcgccccATCGCTCCGAgccgctgcacgacgctctTGTCGACGCTGTGCGTGCAATCCTGCGCACCAGCTTTTCGGCACGCAACATTCAGGCCTTGATGCTCTTCCTCGTGGCGTCCATTGCGCCATGGACGCCGCCAGaggacctgctcggcaccgcATCGGCTCGCACGGAtgatgcgcgcgccgtgcctgCCGAATGCGCCAAGAACGCGCTTCCCCCGGCGCAAGCCGCGCccgacacgcgcctcgaacgcctcgcggtcgcgctcctgcatgtgctcgtcgacgtcgcctcgagcgatgtgaagcgcctcgagcgcatggcACGCTGTGCGAGTGCCAAGTGGCTCCTTTTGCTCGTACGCCCGGGCATTTCCCGCGACGTTGCAGccccggcgctcgcgcttaTTGCGATGCTGACCGAGCACGGGCCGTTCCTGGAGCAGTGGGAGGCACTGGGGGGCTTCCGCGTGCTGGagcgctcgctgccgccgctATGGGACGCACCCGACATCTTGCCGTCTCTGTGGCGCCTCTTGCTCGGCCCACGGCCCAAGAAGGCGTCGATGTACGCCACGTACGCAACCCCCTTGTCTTTGGCGCGCTTCGTGCACCAGCCTGCAGCGCTACGTGTCCTTGTCCTGTGCCTCGCCCAAGGCCTTGGCCAGGAAagccgcacggcgctcccTGGCagccgccagcgccgcaactCGCTGCCGcctgcgtcggcgcgcccgtcgcTGGCCGatgcgacgcagcgccgtgcgctgctgcaaGAGTCTGTGCAGCTGCTTGTTGCGCACGCCTCGCATCCCGAGCtgacgcgcctgctgctcctcgcgccgacgctcctGTGCCTCTTTCACGCAATGACGCCcatcctcgaggcggaccgTATCGTGGATACCTATGTGCATGCGTTGTGCGTCAATCTTCTCGAGATGCTCGCGGAGCGCATTGCGACCAGCATGCTTGCGAGCGGTACCCTCTCGCTGCTTGCCAATACGCACAAGGCAATGCCGACGCCGGATCCTGTCGTGCAGTCACGTCTGTGTGCGCGGATCTATGAGCGGGTGCTGGCACATATGCTcccgctcggcacgcagccgaGTCGCAGcacgcttgcgctccttgccTCGTTCTTGAAGCTCGCGTCGAACGAGTCGATCAATGACGTGGCGTTGCAGGACGCCATCTTTAGCGCAGGACGCCAGCTTCTTAACGCGGCGGCAGCACACCCCGGCCTGCTTGCACCCCGTGCGGCAGGCCAAGCagccgtcgcgctccagcgcaaTGTCCTGCACAGCCTGGCGAACGCGGATATGACCGCAGAGACCTTGCCGGTGATGGTGTTCCTCGCAAACTACCTTTCTGCGCTGCAAGGCGATGCTCCTTTTGTGCGGTGCGTCGCGAACCGCGCCATGGCACGTCTCTGGGAGCGGTACGACCAAAGCGCGAACGATGTTCTGGCCCAGTTCTACCACGACTATCCCGAGCTCGTAAAAGAGTCGGGACTTGGCCAAGTCCTTGACGACCTCGCACAGGaccgctcgacctcgctcGACTACCCTCCGTTCCCTGAGGCGTGGGCCGTGTCGTTTGAGGACCAGGCGGCATTCACGCGAACGCTCtacctcgaccgcctgcgccaagTCGAGCGCTCGCTGTACCAAGaaagcgcacgcgcccaaGGCGTGCTGGCCACACATACGCGCCTTTCCGCATGGCACAGcagcctgctcgaggcggaccgCATCAAGTTTGGCCGCTTTGCGCAggacctgcgcgacgatcTCGCGTACGTCCGCCAAGCATGGGCTGAGGCGAGCGAAGCACTGGCACTCcagcgtggcgcgccgcacgactGGCAGCTCGATGCGACCGAAGGgccgtgccgtgcgcgcaTCAAGCTGTGCCctgtgccgccgagcgatgCCGTTCCGTCCGAGACGCGGACAAGCGCGGCGATgcctgccgagctcgccgagctcgcgggcGACGGTCTACACGGCACGTCGGATGCTgccgtcctcgacgaggaccgcATGCATGCGGAAATCGACGGGCTGCCTGCGCCCCCACCCAAAGAGGAacgtgcgccgcttccCCCGCCCAAAGAAGAGAGTGCACCGGCTGCGCTGCCCGACGATGTTGAGGACACGTACCGCTGTGtcttgcgctccttgaAGCATAACGACACGATCGAGGACGTCGTGAATACGTCGCGGGTCCTCGGCATCGAGGCACGCAGCAGCCTGTTAgtcgctgccgcgcaccaTCTCTACCTCCTCGACGACTACTTTCAGCGTCCGAGTGGCGAGATTGCGCACGTATGGGACgtgccggcggccgagcgcgacaagcTCATCGCCGCCGCTTTTGCATCCGCACAGCCGAGCGATATGCCGCAGCAAGGCATGTCGGTGCAGCACTGGCGCTGGGAGACGCTGCGGCTgtgcctgcggcgcgcatggcTCCATCGGCGCACTGCCCTCGAGCTCTTTTTCACCGATGGCCGCAGCTGCTTGCTGGTGCTGGCTGATGCGACTCAAGTCCAGCGCGTCCTTACGTTGCTGCGCCTCAAGGCGCCAAACGCGCTGACCGAGGCGGACAAGATGGCCGacagcgtgcgcgaggcgccgcaaGTGCCGCAAGTCCTCGCCAAGACCCGAATCTCGGGCGCCGTGCTTCGCCGCTCGCCCCAGATCGGCgagacgacgcgcgcgtggCAGGACGGCCGCATCTCGAACGCCGCCTACCTCATGGCGCTCAACACGCTCGCTGGTCGTACGATGAACGACCTCACGCAGTTCCCCGTCTTTCCGTGGGTGCTTGCAGACTATACCAGCGGCAcactcgacctcgacgcgccacAGACCTTCCGCGACCTCTCGCGGCCCATGGGCGCAcagaccgaggcgcggcgtgccgagagCGCGGAGCGGTAccagcagctgctcgaggtcgagatGGATCCGTTCCACTACGGCACACATTAttcgaccgccgcgagcgtgtgTGGCTTCCTGGTGCGCCTACGTCCCTTTGCGCACTGGCTCGTGGAGCTGCAAGGCGGCAGCTTTgacctcgccgaccgcATGTTCTCCTCTGTCGGGCGCGCGTGGTTCTCGGCATCGGAACAAGCGCGTGGTGACGTGCGTGAGCTGATCCCCGAGTTCTTCTTCCTGCCCGAGCTCTTTGTGAATACCAACAAGTTTGCGTTTGGGCGCACGCAGGCAGGGACAACGATTGACGATGTCCAGCTGCCGCCGTgggcgcacgacgaccCCTTCCTCTTTGTGCAGCGCCatcgcgaggcgctcgagtcAGAGTACGTCAGTGCGCATCTCCACCGCTGGATCGACCTCGTGTTTGGCGTGCAGTCGCGCGGCCAAGCGGCGATCGAAGCCATGAACGTCTTCCATCCTTTGTCGTATGCTGACAGCATCGACATTGAGCAGATCGACTCGGCGCttgagcgcgaggcggccgcccAGGTCATCCACAACTTTGGGCAGACACCCAATGCGCTCTTCTCGCGCCCCCATCCAGCTCGCGGGGCCAAAGGCGATGCATGGGACGTTGCGGCGACCCCCCAGCTCCTCATCCAAGGGCGCACGGCGTCTGGGCGAACAAAAGGGCCTGTCCACGCGCTGGGCGGCCTCCCTGCGTCGGTGCgtggcgtggcgcgcgagcaaGAACTGCTcctggacgagctgctcgtcctAACCTACGGCCACATTGACGGGTCTGTGCGCTTtgtgcacctcgacgacctcaTGGGGCGCCCGGTCGCGGTCGCGGAACAGgtggcgcctgcgcgcatcacgacgctcgcgctggtcggCACTGTCTATGCGGTGCTTGGTGCGGAAGACGG
The sequence above is a segment of the Malassezia japonica chromosome 6, complete sequence genome. Coding sequences within it:
- the BPH1 gene encoding beige protein-like 1 (EggNog:ENOG503NWIJ; COG:T; COG:U) is translated as MSGDGGRVRDTLPASPLFVDTEFVRTEGALSPDDAAATPSEPVAALSSALLQAQIASPLTNTGAWDDHHDDDPARERLTGLVESLHRCAPRDYKEMLRIGTEVHRVLVECRGTARVYERFGTHGGFLAVVQLLAALQLGEDDDRMLRSQLLLLALTILSDAITYSRANLAAFAQMPGWESFLHSLELAACAGASKPMASRIAALLMGLATGDVAKGAQHFGAVWQNVRTDAPSIDALRAKLPRRPGSVVHPRAVECALRNVDEANDVHAQLALYAVLDELLETTSRNVVVLARSPLVSRILRAWLAEGQDTLPLVSAWRERMLRTLLADGIRSADDVRAILARLTAAPLHTQLPLLELVLSVAKSAHRPSALVFSASGVPGGGGARIAALDRPFPMEGRSTGYTLVLSLQIARRHGDGMLDLVQLNDRIRLSLDLGTSSLVYSTGHPMPLPRAKLTPGMWHHLVLTHTRAASGTPSTLHVYVDGQRACSPQVPYPFPVAPPVAVLFGSAPGVPGVRGTGGAVWSLGSAMLHDGVVPSSVPLLLSALPPQYKGNLQGALTRFLSYAGHARMQHRLDQLAAVAGPRANSGMPETIAFHALHAALHRAGSEVFPLERFYFHLVAAHTLRSGPSGVLILNQAVPSVEAATRAPHGHARVYGVPTINVPRSVGDAVWAAGGATSLLQICERADSSAALAASVRLFWQLVNETWRLAEDAERLGAYGILGVMLRDKAALLSEDVLSALLDATGVEGLLANVLLYRTVLLDVCLWAQAPVDVQRAYLGHFAVLFGEFGAQNAQKLAKAQLMKRLVYFVRLAPHRSEPLHDALVDAVRAILRTSFSARNIQALMLFLVASIAPWTPPEDLLGTASARTDDARAVPAECAKNALPPAQAAPDTRLERLAVALLHVLVDVASSDVKRLERMARCASAKWLLLLVRPGISRDVAAPALALIAMLTEHGPFLEQWEALGGFRVLERSLPPLWDAPDILPSLWRLLLGPRPKKASMYATYATPLSLARFVHQPAALRVLVLCLAQGLGQESRTALPGSRQRRNSLPPASARPSLADATQRRALLQESVQLLVAHASHPELTRLLLLAPTLLCLFHAMTPILEADRIVDTYVHALCVNLLEMLAERIATSMLASGTLSLLANTHKAMPTPDPVVQSRLCARIYERVLAHMLPLGTQPSRSTLALLASFLKLASNESINDVALQDAIFSAGRQLLNAAAAHPGLLAPRAAGQAAVALQRNVLHSLANADMTAETLPVMVFLANYLSALQGDAPFVRCVANRAMARLWERYDQSANDVLAQFYHDYPELVKESGLGQVLDDLAQDRSTSLDYPPFPEAWAVSFEDQAAFTRTLYLDRLRQVERSLYQESARAQGVLATHTRLSAWHSSLLEADRIKFGRFAQDLRDDLAYVRQAWAEASEALALQRGAPHDWQLDATEGPCRARIKLCPVPPSDAVPSETRTSAAMPAELAELAGDGLHGTSDAAVLDEDRMHAEIDGLPAPPPKEERAPLPPPKEESAPAALPDDVEDTYRCVLRSLKHNDTIEDVVNTSRVLGIEARSSLLVAAAHHLYLLDDYFQRPSGEIAHVWDVPAAERDKLIAAAFASAQPSDMPQQGMSVQHWRWETLRLCLRRAWLHRRTALELFFTDGRSCLLVLADATQVQRVLTLLRLKAPNALTEADKMADSVREAPQVPQVLAKTRISGAVLRRSPQIGETTRAWQDGRISNAAYLMALNTLAGRTMNDLTQFPVFPWVLADYTSGTLDLDAPQTFRDLSRPMGAQTEARRAESAERYQQLLEVEMDPFHYGTHYSTAASVCGFLVRLRPFAHWLVELQGGSFDLADRMFSSVGRAWFSASEQARGDVRELIPEFFFLPELFVNTNKFAFGRTQAGTTIDDVQLPPWAHDDPFLFVQRHREALESEYVSAHLHRWIDLVFGVQSRGQAAIEAMNVFHPLSYADSIDIEQIDSALEREAAAQVIHNFGQTPNALFSRPHPARGAKGDAWDVAATPQLLIQGRTASGRTKGPVHALGGLPASVRGVAREQELLLDELLVLTYGHIDGSVRFVHLDDLMGRPVAVAEQVAPARITTLALVGTVYAVLGAEDGTVQLYGLHASTRQLEPVAVWSGHTAPVVCAAASATWSIVVTGSMDHTAKVWDVTRRRYVRTLSGHAQPVRHVAIDEQRGWIATAAGDEVCVYSINGHLLARQSTRAATRGALSSLAFCAREFHAGRLAVLLTGHRGQVLVWDLVSHHEETPKDAPRWRMSVRTTLPARSTTAITALSFPTPDTLCTGDEHGEVYVWALPGAATTPGATPDSACMNRESCGKRFGFLEAKRACGSCGGLFCGACTAQYPNVGNVRLCTQCVDELVSRGWKV